A window of Cheilinus undulatus linkage group 1, ASM1832078v1, whole genome shotgun sequence contains these coding sequences:
- the LOC121511875 gene encoding mesoderm posterior protein 1-like, which produces MDVSHCSPLQLQDNAFLFDCESLLDKCYDPLAFDPATDPGYFSAGSSLSPTSSVDSFCFSPSSLQGNEQDALDCFIFKSPVVPHSSSETQSCSRSSTTTSTTKKSRSRYPGKKRQTASEREKLRMRDLTKAMHHLRTYLPASVAPVGQTLTKIETLRLTIRYISYLSAQLGLSEEVLEQRKTSGSLEQPQTLNQYLGQPTSSLGECNSTSSAQMSSLQPSYQVPGLSGVCFSPEQYWMQQHQNVPFSGHC; this is translated from the exons ATGGATGTTTCTCACTGCTCTCCTCTGCAGCTCCAGGACAACGCCTTCCTCTTTGACTGCGAGTCTCTCCTGGACAAGTGCTACGATCCTCTGGCCTTCGATCCAGCCACTGATCCGGGTTACTTCAGCGCTGGTAGCAGCCTGTCTCCCACCTCCTCTGTGGACTCCTTCTGTTTCTCCCCATCCTCTCTCCAGGGAAACGAACAAGATGCTTTAGACTGTTTCATCTTCAAAAGCCCGGTAGTGCCTCATTCTTCCAGTGAGACACAGTCTTGCTCCAGATCCTCCACAACCACCTCCACCACCAAGAAATCCAGGTCAAGGTACCCGGGGAAGAAGCGTCAGACGGCCAGTGAGAGGGAGAAGCTGAGGATGAGAGATCTGACCAAAGCCATGCATCACCTCAGGACCTACCTGCCTGCTTCAGTGGCTCCAGTCGGACAGACCCTGACAAAGATCGAGACCCTGCGCCTCACCATCCGCTACATCTCCTACCTGTCGGCTCAGCTGGGCCTCAGCGAGGAGGTGCTGGAGCAGAGGAAGACCTCAGGCTCGCTGGAGCAGCCACAGACCCTCAACCAGTACCTGGGTCAGCCGACATCCAGCCTTGGAGAATGTAACAGCACGAGCTCAGCACAGATGTCAAGTCTGCAGCCGTCATATCAG GTTCCTGGACTTTCTGGAGTTTGTTTTTCACCTGAGCAGTACTGGATGCAGCAACATCAAAACGTCCCCTTCTCTGGACACTGCTGA